One genomic window of Clostridium taeniosporum includes the following:
- a CDS encoding D-alanyl-D-alanine carboxypeptidase family protein yields the protein MKSHFKTLIFFLLIFLVSSVNVMAVATPPEINAEGSVLMDASTGEILFSKNPNKVLEPASTTKVLTAIITLENCDLNEEVAVKEDFTKIDGTTIGLLKGDIVTVRDLLLGLLLESGNDAANALACHISSSTDKFAVLMNKKAKEIGAVNSNFKNPSGLPNPKHLTTAHDLALIMNEAIKNKTYLELSKVMLHEIKIKNDSSRTIWVNNKNHMINKNSKYYYKYTIAGKNGYTTKANHTYTIAAENNGHILIAAYLNALDKNQNFKDMKTVFDYGFNNFYFSSMYKKGQEVDSIKVGHDLTIPLIASKDVDYVIPNEDKNNVNTRIELEHKNLKRASFDKGDVILKGTVYLNDKELCKLDLCAGTSRHYTIKEDIDYFFKDNEKNLIIGASIGGVVLLIALTLVIETRKKKKRKKRLLEITTSIPKVEDNKLKKRRRRRKD from the coding sequence ATGAAATCACATTTTAAAACACTTATTTTTTTCCTACTTATATTTCTTGTTTCATCTGTTAATGTAATGGCAGTAGCAACACCTCCTGAAATTAATGCAGAAGGTTCAGTTTTAATGGATGCATCAACTGGAGAAATATTATTTAGTAAAAATCCTAATAAAGTTTTGGAGCCTGCATCAACTACAAAGGTACTGACTGCCATAATAACTTTAGAAAATTGTGATTTAAATGAAGAAGTTGCAGTTAAAGAAGATTTTACAAAAATTGATGGTACTACTATTGGTCTTTTAAAAGGCGATATTGTTACTGTAAGAGACTTGTTACTTGGACTTTTGTTAGAATCCGGGAATGATGCTGCTAATGCTTTAGCTTGTCATATCTCATCTTCTACTGATAAATTCGCAGTACTTATGAATAAAAAAGCAAAAGAAATTGGAGCAGTTAATTCTAATTTTAAAAATCCAAGTGGATTACCTAATCCTAAACATTTAACTACTGCTCATGATTTAGCTCTTATTATGAATGAAGCTATTAAAAATAAAACTTATTTAGAACTCTCTAAAGTTATGCTTCATGAAATAAAAATAAAAAATGATTCATCTAGAACTATATGGGTTAATAATAAGAATCATATGATAAATAAAAATTCAAAATATTATTACAAATATACCATTGCTGGTAAAAATGGATATACAACTAAAGCTAATCATACATATACAATAGCAGCAGAAAATAATGGACATATTTTAATAGCAGCTTATCTTAATGCATTAGATAAGAATCAAAACTTTAAAGATATGAAAACAGTTTTTGATTATGGATTTAATAACTTTTACTTTTCTAGTATGTATAAAAAAGGACAAGAAGTAGATTCTATAAAAGTAGGACATGATTTAACAATACCTCTTATAGCTTCAAAAGATGTAGATTATGTAATTCCTAATGAAGATAAAAATAATGTTAATACTCGTATTGAACTTGAACATAAAAATCTAAAAAGAGCTTCCTTTGATAAAGGTGATGTTATATTAAAGGGAACTGTATACTTAAATGATAAAGAATTATGCAAATTAGACTTATGTGCTGGTACTTCTAGACATTACACGATAAAAGAAGATATTGATTATTTTTTCAAAGACAATGAAAAGAATTTAATTATAGGAGCTAGTATAGGTGGCGTTGTATTACTTATTGCATTAACATTAGTAATAGAAACTAGAAAGAAAAAGAAAAGAAAAAAAAGATTATTAGAAATTACAACATCTATACCAAAAGTAGAAGATAATAAATTAAAGAAACGAAGAAGAAGAAGAAAGGATTAA
- a CDS encoding RluA family pseudouridine synthase codes for MSVLKDKVSNVEGKIKIREYLKEKLDLSTRLIRSASKDQRIYVNNSVVRMNYMVKNGDIIKIDLDKNESQNINPEKIDLDIVYEDEDILVINKKPFIIVHPTKNYQNGTLANGILYYFQETNQKCIVRLVSRLDMNTSGLIIIAKNQFSHSKLSKDMKEKLQKRYLAIIHGNLKEKEGTIDLPIYKPEGIEYGTMRVVDERGQRSITHYKVVESFKGGDLVECLLETGRTHQIRVHLSHLGHPIYGDELYGMGNEEDLIKRQALHAYGLDFESPRSLKPLSLRADLPDDMKELLEKIK; via the coding sequence ATGAGCGTTTTAAAAGATAAAGTTAGTAATGTTGAAGGTAAGATAAAAATAAGAGAGTATTTAAAAGAAAAATTAGATTTATCAACTAGATTAATAAGAAGTGCATCAAAAGATCAAAGAATATATGTAAATAATTCTGTAGTTAGAATGAATTACATGGTTAAAAATGGAGATATTATAAAAATTGATTTAGATAAAAATGAAAGTCAAAATATAAATCCTGAAAAGATAGATTTAGATATAGTATATGAAGATGAAGATATTTTAGTTATAAATAAAAAACCATTTATAATAGTTCACCCAACTAAAAATTACCAAAATGGTACGTTGGCTAATGGGATACTATATTATTTTCAAGAAACAAATCAAAAATGTATTGTAAGATTAGTTTCTAGATTAGATATGAATACATCAGGACTTATTATAATAGCTAAGAATCAATTTTCTCATAGTAAGTTATCAAAAGATATGAAAGAAAAATTACAAAAAAGGTATTTAGCTATTATACATGGCAACTTAAAAGAAAAAGAAGGTACAATTGATTTACCTATTTATAAACCAGAAGGTATAGAATATGGAACTATGAGGGTAGTAGATGAAAGAGGTCAAAGGAGTATAACACACTATAAAGTAGTAGAAAGTTTTAAAGGCGGAGACTTAGTTGAATGTCTTTTAGAAACAGGTAGAACACACCAAATAAGAGTACATTTAAGTCATTTAGGTCATCCTATATATGGAGATGAATTATATGGAATGGGAAATGAAGAAGATTTAATAAAACGTCAGGCACTTCATGCTTATGGATTAGATTTTGAATCTCCAAGATCTTTAAAACCACTTTCATTAAGAGCTGATTTACCAGATGATATGAAAGAACTATTAGAAAAAATAAAATAG
- a CDS encoding helix-hairpin-helix domain-containing protein: MNNPNKKIGIISILVIVLVICLCMYVKSGKNELVKNDNSSIFVEDENCNSDEEEKIEELKDKKIVVEIKGEVKNPDVYKLSDESIVKDVIEIAGGLTEEADISNINRAQKLKNHELIYIHNKNEVKDSISYAQNNLNILNNSGKININCAQVEELKNLNGIGEAKAKRIIEYREKVGSFNSIEDIKNIDGIGEKSFEKLKDQIEV, encoded by the coding sequence TTGAATAATCCTAATAAAAAAATCGGAATAATTTCAATTTTAGTTATAGTGTTAGTGATATGTTTATGTATGTATGTTAAAAGTGGAAAGAATGAACTGGTGAAAAATGATAATAGCTCAATTTTTGTTGAAGATGAAAATTGTAATAGTGATGAAGAGGAAAAAATAGAGGAATTGAAGGATAAAAAAATAGTAGTTGAAATAAAGGGAGAAGTAAAAAATCCAGATGTATATAAGTTAAGTGATGAAAGTATAGTTAAAGATGTTATTGAAATTGCTGGAGGATTAACAGAAGAAGCAGATATATCTAATATAAATAGAGCACAAAAACTTAAAAATCATGAATTAATATATATACATAATAAGAATGAAGTAAAAGATTCTATAAGTTATGCACAAAATAATTTAAATATATTAAATAACAGTGGAAAAATAAATATAAACTGTGCACAAGTTGAAGAATTGAAAAATCTTAATGGAATAGGAGAAGCAAAGGCTAAAAGAATAATAGAATATAGAGAAAAAGTAGGTTCTTTTAATTCTATAGAAGATATTAAAAATATTGATGGAATTGGTGAAAAAAGTTTTGAAAAACTAAAAGACCAAATAGAAGTTTAA
- a CDS encoding RDD family protein, with protein MSNEENNINEKEETILNDTKSNDETNNKSEELLTEEKKEDNSNVEKNKPSLLKRIFAGVIDQVVTLAISGLLLIVFDFIIKFIGYMVAMPLGILIIFYFIINVIYISLMDSTKSGQSIGKRIFNIK; from the coding sequence TTGAGTAATGAAGAAAATAATATTAATGAAAAAGAAGAGACTATATTAAATGACACAAAATCAAATGATGAAACAAATAATAAAAGTGAAGAATTATTAACTGAAGAAAAAAAAGAGGACAATAGTAATGTTGAAAAGAACAAGCCATCATTACTAAAAAGAATATTTGCAGGTGTTATAGATCAAGTAGTTACACTTGCTATTTCAGGATTATTATTAATTGTATTTGATTTTATAATAAAGTTTATAGGATATATGGTAGCTATGCCATTAGGAATTCTAATTATATTTTATTTTATAATAAATGTAATATATATATCTTTAATGGATAGCACTAAATCAGGGCAAAGCATAGGAAAAAGAATTTTTAATATAAAGTAA